In one window of Halomarina pelagica DNA:
- a CDS encoding DUF7532 family protein produces the protein MHFDQRTQAALREVGLSADQLRTASDLVKEATREDAAALEAFFEGRETVYSDMEVAHGAGGVQEHVVEYLDLYTHAADVRGYLRFDSWGVPVEGGRPLSDGTVELTLGPTVNDRVRFAADSDDL, from the coding sequence ATGCACTTCGACCAGCGGACGCAGGCGGCCCTCCGCGAGGTGGGCCTCTCGGCCGACCAGTTGCGGACGGCGAGCGACCTCGTGAAGGAAGCCACCAGAGAGGACGCCGCCGCCCTGGAGGCGTTCTTCGAGGGGCGCGAGACTGTCTACTCGGACATGGAGGTGGCCCACGGCGCGGGCGGAGTCCAGGAGCACGTCGTCGAGTACCTGGACCTCTACACCCACGCCGCAGACGTCCGTGGCTACCTCCGCTTCGACTCGTGGGGCGTCCCCGTCGAGGGGGGCAGACCCCTCTCGGATGGGACCGTCGAGTTGACGCTCGGCCCGACGGTGAACGATCGCGTGCGCTTCGCCGCCGACTCGGACGACCTATGA
- a CDS encoding PrsW family intramembrane metalloprotease gives MGERDPVEARSDGTRDLYDIATWEPRSALDRLSVKVYGGAVAVGKWIVVLLALAFTVAIGAFGALSDPFVGALTVLSAIPALALAAYVYYVDITSGEPIWLLTATFVLSIFFASFAAVINSLFSPLSLLGPVGLVLFFYLVVGPVEESVKLLAVWLYAYRDARFDAVVDGAVYGAFAGLGFAFVENAIYINRGLEMSPAAGPETQLAVAGGTAAFRALAGPGHVVYSAFAGYYLGLAKFNPENAGPIVAKGLLIAAFIHATYNTLVSFIPSVVSLSFPNVPQFVVFLAFVLIYQGFFGYLLYRKIARYRATYRAVRTETERKGGDVSVDTTEFDS, from the coding sequence ATGGGAGAACGTGACCCCGTCGAGGCGAGATCCGACGGCACGCGCGACCTCTACGACATCGCGACGTGGGAGCCGCGGAGCGCGCTCGACCGCCTCTCGGTCAAGGTCTACGGCGGTGCCGTCGCGGTCGGCAAGTGGATCGTCGTCCTGCTCGCGCTCGCCTTCACCGTCGCGATCGGCGCGTTCGGGGCGCTCAGCGATCCGTTCGTCGGGGCGCTCACCGTCCTGTCGGCGATCCCGGCGCTGGCGCTCGCCGCGTACGTCTACTACGTCGACATCACGAGCGGCGAGCCGATCTGGCTGCTGACCGCGACGTTCGTGCTGAGCATCTTCTTCGCCAGCTTCGCCGCCGTCATCAACTCGCTGTTCAGCCCGCTCTCGCTCCTCGGCCCGGTGGGGCTGGTGCTCTTCTTCTACCTCGTCGTCGGCCCGGTCGAGGAGTCCGTGAAACTGCTCGCGGTCTGGCTCTACGCCTACCGCGACGCGCGCTTCGACGCCGTCGTCGACGGGGCGGTCTACGGCGCGTTCGCCGGCCTCGGCTTCGCCTTCGTCGAGAACGCCATCTACATCAACCGCGGGCTGGAGATGTCGCCCGCCGCGGGGCCGGAGACGCAACTCGCCGTGGCGGGCGGCACCGCCGCCTTCCGCGCGCTCGCCGGGCCGGGACACGTCGTCTACTCCGCCTTCGCCGGCTACTACCTCGGGCTGGCGAAGTTCAACCCCGAGAACGCAGGCCCCATCGTGGCGAAGGGACTGCTCATCGCCGCGTTCATCCACGCCACGTACAACACGCTGGTCAGCTTCATCCCTAGCGTCGTGTCGCTCAGCTTCCCGAACGTCCCGCAGTTCGTCGTCTTCCTCGCGTTCGTGCTCATCTATCAGGGCTTCTTCGGCTACCTGCTCTACCGGAAGATCGCCCGCTACCGCGCGACCTACCGCGCCGTCCGGACGGAGACCGAACGGAAGGGTGGCGACGTCTCGGTCGACACCACCGAGTTCGATAGCTAG
- a CDS encoding riboflavin synthase: MFTGIVEETGEVVGVESDEGGKRIRVASGFTGDLDRGESISVSGACLTVEDRDADSFELFLSRETLDRTYLDGVAVGDRVNLERAMPADGRFDGHLVQGHVDGTGEVTRIERVGDDWTFGFSLPASLARYVVEKGSITVDGISLTIAELDGEAGEFAVAIIPATYDLTNLSAKEVGDPIHLEVDVIAKYVERLVREGDLESPLLDDAR, from the coding sequence ATGTTCACCGGAATCGTCGAGGAGACGGGCGAGGTCGTCGGCGTCGAGTCGGACGAGGGGGGAAAGCGCATCCGAGTCGCGAGCGGCTTCACCGGCGATCTGGATCGCGGCGAGAGCATCAGCGTCAGCGGGGCCTGTCTGACGGTCGAGGACCGCGACGCGGACTCGTTCGAGCTATTCCTCTCGCGGGAGACCCTCGACCGGACGTACCTCGACGGGGTGGCGGTGGGCGACCGCGTGAACCTCGAGCGCGCGATGCCCGCGGACGGGCGCTTCGACGGCCACCTCGTGCAGGGACACGTCGACGGGACGGGCGAGGTGACCCGGATCGAGCGCGTGGGCGACGACTGGACCTTCGGCTTCTCGCTGCCCGCGTCGCTCGCCCGCTACGTCGTCGAGAAGGGGTCGATCACGGTGGATGGCATCTCGCTCACGATCGCCGAACTCGACGGGGAGGCGGGCGAGTTCGCCGTCGCGATCATCCCCGCGACCTACGATCTGACGAACCTCTCGGCGAAGGAGGTCGGCGATCCGATCCACCTGGAGGTAGACGTGATCGCGAAGTACGTCGAGCGGCTGGTCCGCGAGGGCGACCTGGAGAGCCCGCTGCTCGACGACGCACGGTGA
- a CDS encoding DUF7533 family protein gives MARGIIGTLQLAVTVAFAAPIALLGLSFLRSGETLLGAGFVAFAVLMLLVEEYLTTPQDVPAKVAEKAVGTVLPDEDDPD, from the coding sequence ATGGCACGCGGCATCATCGGAACGCTCCAGTTGGCCGTCACGGTCGCGTTCGCCGCGCCGATCGCGCTGCTGGGGCTCTCCTTCCTCCGCTCGGGCGAGACACTGCTCGGGGCGGGCTTCGTCGCGTTCGCGGTGCTGATGCTCCTCGTCGAGGAGTACCTCACCACGCCGCAGGACGTGCCCGCGAAGGTCGCAGAGAAGGCGGTCGGGACGGTGCTCCCCGACGAGGACGACCCGGACTAG
- a CDS encoding UvrD-helicase domain-containing protein gives MTDTQVTRLFGGPGCGKTTALLDRVDSLLEEEGVEVDDVLVVSYTRAAAAEIRERLAERLDRNPRSLRGNVCTMHAKAYQLLDLSRGDVVGEKHKKEFCEDYGLEYEDEYEASRRRSSRSTTMGNKIIATSQWLQRTRRDVADWYDVPFQWDVETVRLPPDVDPNAQTGNKYTPTWSSGDDRLDVPEAIRAWRAYKGDNGLVGFADMLERVKQRSLLPNVDYLVIDEFQDITTLQYEVYDEWKAHMKRVLIAGDDDQVVYAWQGADPHLLLNEVGEDVILDTSYRLPSRILNVVNHEIAHVTERQEKDFLPRKEGGAVEAVRNPSMLDLVRNIRHTIETDEEGSVMVLFRARYQMYQFIDEFIGEGIPFRALTDQRMWTDRLTDYVRAVEAIEDGEPVDGLQVRRLAEMLDSAAFGTGERDDLYDALDDLQDAEGVEDLTDLEVAPDFVKDHAPFTPGRASAADMVRKVTNYQKRSIKAYFGGDYQDVDRSRVRLGTIHSAKGREADHVFVATDLTEKVVEQMAATIEDEGIEVPGDGAFSKTTDPVPTLTDNERRVFYVGMSRARERLVLMENLVDGAPTLPIDVLLHNEPTGAPLDQLIDDAQEPLATV, from the coding sequence ATGACCGACACGCAGGTTACCCGGCTGTTCGGCGGGCCGGGCTGCGGGAAGACGACGGCGCTTCTCGACCGCGTCGATTCGCTGCTCGAGGAGGAGGGTGTCGAGGTCGACGACGTGCTCGTCGTCTCGTACACCCGGGCGGCCGCCGCGGAGATCCGCGAGCGACTGGCCGAGCGCCTCGACCGCAACCCGCGCTCGCTCCGCGGCAACGTCTGCACGATGCACGCGAAGGCCTACCAGTTGCTCGACCTCTCGCGCGGGGACGTGGTCGGCGAGAAGCACAAGAAGGAGTTCTGTGAGGACTACGGGCTCGAGTACGAGGACGAGTACGAGGCCTCGCGGCGGCGCTCCTCGCGCTCGACCACGATGGGGAACAAGATCATCGCCACGAGCCAGTGGCTCCAGCGGACGCGCCGCGACGTGGCCGACTGGTACGACGTGCCGTTCCAGTGGGACGTCGAGACGGTGCGACTCCCCCCGGACGTCGACCCGAACGCGCAGACCGGCAACAAGTACACCCCGACGTGGTCGAGCGGCGACGACCGCCTCGACGTGCCCGAAGCCATCCGTGCGTGGCGGGCCTACAAGGGCGACAACGGCCTCGTCGGCTTCGCGGACATGCTCGAGCGAGTCAAGCAGCGCTCGCTGCTGCCGAACGTCGACTACCTCGTCATCGACGAGTTCCAGGACATCACCACGCTCCAGTACGAGGTCTACGACGAGTGGAAGGCGCACATGAAGCGCGTCCTGATCGCGGGCGACGACGACCAGGTCGTCTACGCCTGGCAGGGCGCGGATCCACACCTGCTGCTCAACGAGGTCGGCGAGGACGTCATCCTCGACACCTCCTATCGGCTCCCCTCGCGCATCCTCAACGTGGTCAACCACGAGATCGCCCACGTCACCGAGCGCCAGGAGAAGGACTTCCTCCCCCGCAAGGAGGGCGGGGCCGTCGAGGCCGTCCGGAACCCCTCGATGCTCGACCTCGTGCGCAACATCCGCCACACGATCGAGACCGACGAGGAGGGGAGCGTGATGGTGCTGTTCCGCGCGCGCTACCAGATGTACCAGTTCATCGATGAGTTCATCGGGGAGGGCATCCCCTTCCGGGCGCTCACGGACCAGCGGATGTGGACCGACCGCCTCACCGACTACGTCCGCGCCGTCGAGGCCATCGAGGACGGCGAGCCGGTCGACGGGCTCCAGGTGCGCCGCCTCGCCGAGATGCTCGACAGCGCCGCCTTCGGCACCGGCGAACGGGACGACCTCTACGACGCCCTCGACGACCTGCAGGACGCGGAGGGCGTCGAGGACCTCACGGACCTCGAGGTCGCCCCCGACTTCGTGAAGGACCACGCGCCGTTCACGCCCGGTCGGGCGAGCGCCGCCGACATGGTGCGGAAGGTCACCAACTACCAGAAGCGTTCGATCAAGGCGTACTTCGGGGGGGACTACCAGGACGTCGACCGCTCGCGCGTCCGCCTCGGCACCATCCACTCCGCGAAGGGGCGCGAGGCGGACCACGTCTTCGTCGCCACCGACCTCACCGAGAAGGTCGTAGAGCAGATGGCGGCGACCATCGAGGACGAGGGCATCGAGGTCCCCGGCGACGGCGCGTTCAGCAAGACGACCGACCCCGTGCCGACGCTCACCGACAACGAGCGCCGCGTCTTCTACGTCGGCATGTCCCGCGCCCGGGAACGGCTCGTCCTCATGGAGAACCTCGTCGACGGCGCACCGACGCTCCCCATCGACGTGCTGCTCCACAACGAACCGACCGGCGCGCCGCTCGATCAGCTCATCGACGACGCGCAGGAACCGCTGGCGACGGTCTAG
- a CDS encoding HVO_0416 family zinc finger protein encodes MATADTDLFDEFLSQRGHATERPSWEQDYNKKQCPECGGLHDMSATQCTVCGWSP; translated from the coding sequence ATGGCAACCGCAGACACCGACCTGTTCGACGAGTTCCTGTCACAGCGTGGTCACGCGACCGAGCGGCCGAGTTGGGAGCAGGACTATAACAAGAAGCAGTGTCCCGAATGCGGTGGTCTCCACGACATGTCCGCCACGCAGTGTACCGTCTGCGGGTGGTCGCCGTAG
- a CDS encoding DUF2070 family protein, which yields MTTNQGDLADLSRFIFRAPNWYASVGFSLLIAALTGIAAFDSRYVLEDAWQGVFFIGIPTVAASVLTPWVDRRLDGQLTPNRASLLALFCELVTVAVMTVAGVVAILTPLGQQFVFDALLVALASVFAVRLLVVMAVSRKSLLVAAVPASIQTLAAALLLFVYSGTMTYLEIGGPIFRSYLSRPERAPEALSIVVPQDFLLLGVMCLLYGGAAWLFVVIIDTPWKRGLGVSVLDFVRGFIGHIAEGTRELEDFFEQLGEEAIVPVTVLSFRRIEDGVEKARFVLPMIHPGPMGEIGGGNLPARVAASSEGMAFPPHATAGHDFNLVTEREVDAVVEAATRAHERIEYATTASESVRTRDGEVSILGQAFGDDALLVATYAPAFADDIEYAVGLSAAAEARTTGLDDVMLVDAHNSNDGLDGEDLGHVTPGSRRSFSMIQAAGEAGRRLAAAEQGPVRLGVAWDRTRWTPQEGIGPLGVRVACVEVGDQRTAYVLVDGNNMEPGLRDRLVDAVLAEADVELVEVMTTDTHIVNTVKADNQVGAALPHDELESLVTDLVSDALADLEPVEAGMAVERAEVTVFGNDRTETLASHANAMISMGGALAAAFILVVVAVSVLIFFVA from the coding sequence ATGACCACGAATCAGGGCGACCTCGCGGATCTCTCGCGGTTCATCTTCCGCGCGCCGAACTGGTACGCGAGCGTCGGGTTCTCGCTCCTCATCGCGGCACTCACCGGCATCGCGGCGTTCGACTCGCGCTACGTCCTGGAGGACGCCTGGCAGGGGGTCTTCTTCATCGGCATTCCGACCGTCGCGGCGAGCGTGCTCACGCCGTGGGTCGACCGTCGCCTCGACGGGCAGTTGACGCCGAACCGCGCCTCCCTGCTCGCGCTGTTCTGCGAACTCGTCACCGTCGCGGTGATGACCGTCGCCGGCGTCGTCGCCATCCTCACCCCCCTCGGACAGCAGTTCGTCTTCGACGCGCTGCTGGTCGCGCTGGCGAGCGTCTTCGCCGTCCGGTTGCTGGTCGTGATGGCCGTCTCGCGCAAGTCGCTGCTCGTCGCGGCCGTCCCCGCAAGCATCCAGACGCTCGCGGCGGCGCTCCTGCTGTTCGTCTACAGCGGGACGATGACCTACCTCGAGATCGGCGGGCCGATCTTCCGGTCGTACCTCTCGCGACCGGAGCGCGCCCCCGAGGCGCTGTCGATCGTCGTCCCGCAGGACTTCCTCCTGCTCGGGGTGATGTGCCTCCTCTACGGCGGGGCGGCGTGGCTGTTCGTCGTGATCATCGACACGCCCTGGAAGCGCGGGCTGGGCGTCAGCGTCCTCGACTTCGTCCGGGGGTTCATCGGCCACATCGCCGAGGGCACCCGCGAACTCGAGGACTTCTTCGAGCAGCTGGGCGAGGAGGCCATCGTGCCGGTCACCGTCCTCTCGTTCCGTCGGATCGAGGACGGCGTCGAGAAGGCCCGGTTCGTCCTCCCGATGATCCACCCCGGTCCGATGGGCGAGATCGGCGGCGGGAACCTCCCGGCCCGCGTCGCGGCGAGTTCCGAGGGGATGGCCTTCCCCCCGCACGCGACCGCCGGGCACGACTTCAACCTCGTCACCGAGCGCGAGGTGGACGCCGTCGTCGAGGCGGCGACGCGCGCCCACGAGCGCATCGAGTACGCGACGACGGCGAGCGAGAGCGTCCGAACGCGCGACGGGGAGGTGTCGATCCTCGGTCAGGCCTTCGGCGACGACGCCCTGCTCGTGGCGACCTACGCCCCGGCGTTCGCCGACGACATCGAGTACGCCGTCGGCCTCTCCGCGGCCGCCGAGGCGCGTACCACCGGTCTCGACGACGTGATGCTCGTCGACGCGCACAACAGCAACGACGGGCTCGACGGGGAGGACCTCGGACACGTCACCCCCGGGAGCCGTCGCTCGTTCTCGATGATCCAGGCCGCGGGCGAGGCGGGTCGCCGCCTCGCCGCCGCGGAGCAGGGGCCGGTCCGCCTCGGCGTCGCGTGGGACCGCACCCGGTGGACGCCCCAGGAGGGCATCGGTCCGCTCGGCGTTCGCGTCGCGTGCGTCGAGGTCGGCGACCAGCGGACGGCGTACGTCCTCGTCGACGGGAACAACATGGAACCGGGGCTGCGCGACCGTCTGGTGGACGCGGTGCTCGCCGAGGCGGACGTCGAACTGGTCGAGGTGATGACGACCGACACCCACATCGTCAACACCGTCAAGGCGGACAACCAGGTGGGCGCGGCCCTCCCGCACGACGAACTCGAATCGCTCGTCACCGACCTCGTCTCGGACGCGCTGGCCGACCTGGAGCCGGTCGAGGCGGGGATGGCCGTCGAGCGCGCCGAGGTGACGGTCTTCGGCAACGATCGGACCGAGACGCTCGCCAGCCACGCCAACGCGATGATCTCGATGGGCGGCGCGCTCGCCGCCGCGTTCATCCTCGTCGTCGTCGCGGTGAGCGTGCTCATCTTCTTCGTCGCCTGA
- a CDS encoding GMP synthase subunit A, with translation MTRIVVVDNHGQFTHLEQRALRDMGVDVALVDNATPAAEVDADGVVLSGGPDIDRAGHSAEYLDLGVPVLGICLGMQVIADALGGRVGSGDYGGYADVTVEIVDEDDPLVGSLAPETRVWASHADEVKELPPGFRLTARSDVCGIEAMGDPERDLYGVQWHPEVAHTAEGEAVFENFLARCED, from the coding sequence ATGACCCGCATCGTCGTGGTGGACAACCACGGGCAGTTCACCCATCTCGAGCAGCGCGCGCTCCGCGACATGGGGGTGGACGTCGCGCTGGTCGACAACGCCACCCCCGCAGCCGAGGTCGACGCCGACGGCGTCGTGCTCTCCGGCGGCCCCGACATCGACCGGGCGGGCCACAGCGCGGAGTACCTCGACCTCGGCGTTCCCGTGCTCGGCATCTGTCTCGGCATGCAGGTGATCGCCGACGCGCTCGGTGGGCGCGTCGGGAGCGGTGACTACGGCGGCTACGCCGACGTGACCGTCGAGATCGTGGACGAGGACGACCCGCTCGTCGGCTCGCTCGCCCCCGAGACGCGCGTCTGGGCGAGCCACGCCGACGAGGTGAAGGAACTGCCGCCGGGGTTCCGCCTCACGGCCCGCAGCGACGTCTGCGGCATCGAGGCGATGGGCGACCCCGAGCGCGACCTCTACGGCGTGCAGTGGCACCCCGAGGTCGCCCACACGGCGGAGGGCGAGGCGGTGTTCGAGAACTTCCTCGCGCGATGTGAGGACTGA
- a CDS encoding TrmB family transcriptional regulator: MANTEHETRAIDSLEELGLREYEAKCFVALSQLSEGTAKEVSKVAGVPRSRVYDSLDQLRERGLVDVRGSNPRVYRGTPTDTAIRTLRNEFSAHIETVSDSLAELQVSPQRRNDECWTVTGEENVTERGRQLVDDADREVVVVVQDDERVVARSTSWIRAALDRGVTTFVQVPSAEVRDRIEQLVPGAQVFVTDRSPDGGGVGRTLLVDDDSVLLSSIDDETAAGGMETAILGTGGLGSRLGSLVRGGSASTRRLTDLSESILADPGERFSDD; the protein is encoded by the coding sequence ATGGCAAACACCGAACACGAAACGCGAGCGATCGACTCTCTCGAAGAACTGGGCCTGCGGGAGTACGAGGCGAAGTGCTTCGTCGCGCTGTCGCAGCTCTCCGAGGGGACGGCGAAGGAGGTAAGCAAGGTCGCGGGCGTCCCGCGCTCTCGGGTGTACGACTCGCTCGACCAGTTGCGCGAACGCGGGCTGGTCGACGTCCGTGGGTCGAACCCCCGGGTCTATCGGGGGACGCCGACCGACACGGCGATCCGGACGCTCCGGAACGAGTTCAGCGCGCACATCGAGACGGTCAGCGACAGCCTCGCCGAACTCCAGGTGTCGCCCCAGCGGCGGAACGACGAGTGCTGGACCGTCACCGGCGAGGAGAACGTCACCGAACGCGGCCGTCAGCTCGTCGATGACGCCGACCGGGAGGTCGTCGTGGTCGTCCAGGACGACGAGCGCGTCGTCGCCCGCTCGACGTCGTGGATCCGCGCCGCGCTCGATCGCGGGGTGACGACCTTCGTCCAGGTGCCCTCGGCGGAGGTCCGCGACCGGATCGAACAGCTGGTCCCCGGCGCGCAGGTGTTCGTCACCGACCGGTCGCCAGACGGCGGCGGCGTCGGTCGCACCCTCCTCGTCGACGACGACTCGGTGCTGCTGAGCAGTATCGACGACGAGACCGCCGCCGGTGGAATGGAGACGGCGATCCTGGGCACCGGCGGCCTCGGGTCGCGCCTCGGGTCGCTCGTTCGCGGGGGGTCCGCGTCGACCCGACGGCTCACCGACCTCTCCGAGTCGATCCTCGCCGACCCGGGCGAGCGGTTCTCCGACGACTGA
- a CDS encoding VOC family protein, which yields MDSADSASASHLGHVHLKVRDLDRAVGFYEAVLGLSVSERQGNFAFLSFGEHHHDLALQALGSHAAPPGRGVGLYHAAWEVPDAAALRGVYETLRERGVRVSPVDHGISKALYFSDPDGNGVEVYLDTRAENEREEWRGETAPFDPTAL from the coding sequence ATGGATTCAGCGGATTCGGCGAGCGCGAGCCACCTCGGCCACGTCCACCTGAAGGTTCGCGACCTCGACCGCGCCGTCGGCTTCTACGAGGCTGTCCTCGGCCTCTCGGTCAGCGAGCGGCAGGGGAACTTCGCGTTCCTCTCGTTCGGCGAGCACCACCACGACCTCGCGCTGCAGGCGCTCGGGTCGCACGCCGCGCCCCCCGGCCGCGGCGTCGGTCTCTACCACGCCGCCTGGGAGGTGCCCGACGCGGCGGCTCTGCGGGGCGTCTACGAGACGCTCCGCGAACGCGGCGTCCGGGTGTCGCCGGTAGATCACGGCATCAGCAAGGCGCTCTACTTCTCCGACCCCGACGGAAACGGCGTCGAGGTGTACCTGGACACGCGAGCGGAGAACGAGCGCGAGGAGTGGCGGGGCGAGACGGCCCCGTTCGATCCGACGGCGCTGTAA
- a CDS encoding ester cyclase — MAVTTRDNMDVVRRDVEEIWNGDDTDAIPDLVAEDFVYHNPMVDEEIRGPEGYRHLIEEYREAVPDFEMTVEEMFGDGDRVATRFTTRGTVEGELRGVEATGKRIEVTGAIVDHIEDGKIAERWVHDDALGMMKQLGAIPEDR, encoded by the coding sequence ATGGCAGTGACAACTCGAGACAACATGGACGTCGTCCGGCGCGACGTCGAGGAGATCTGGAACGGCGACGACACGGACGCGATCCCCGACCTCGTCGCCGAGGACTTCGTCTACCACAATCCGATGGTGGACGAGGAGATACGGGGACCCGAGGGCTACCGGCACCTGATCGAGGAGTACCGCGAGGCGGTCCCCGACTTCGAGATGACCGTCGAGGAGATGTTCGGCGACGGGGATCGCGTCGCGACGCGGTTCACGACGCGCGGGACGGTCGAGGGCGAACTCCGCGGCGTCGAGGCGACGGGGAAGCGCATCGAGGTGACGGGCGCGATCGTCGATCACATCGAGGACGGAAAGATCGCGGAGCGGTGGGTCCACGACGACGCGCTCGGCATGATGAAGCAACTGGGCGCGATCCCCGAGGACCGCTGA
- a CDS encoding DUF7097 family protein: protein MEKTPAGSSVGVDDPYEFVERCDHLTDDGRCRFAFERPEADPRFAEARQRDDYACPVAEGCWEWRDCPHMRRRGRARECARCGLEEVRMAHDRARPLLEEHHLSYRDESHLSHEITVTLCRWCHAKVHASWARVDDDAAPDPEALAAREERRGRELAEFAFSTAGERVEPTDDSRLDGGGHEGRGDRNERDDHGGCDDHGGRDDPEA from the coding sequence ATGGAGAAGACGCCCGCCGGATCGTCGGTCGGCGTGGACGACCCCTACGAGTTCGTCGAGCGGTGCGACCACCTCACCGACGACGGGCGCTGTCGGTTCGCGTTCGAGCGCCCCGAGGCCGACCCGCGCTTCGCGGAGGCGCGCCAGCGCGACGACTACGCCTGCCCCGTCGCCGAGGGGTGCTGGGAGTGGCGCGACTGCCCGCACATGCGCCGTCGGGGACGTGCGCGCGAGTGCGCCCGCTGCGGACTCGAGGAGGTCCGCATGGCCCACGATCGGGCGCGCCCGCTGCTGGAGGAGCACCACCTCTCCTACCGCGACGAGTCCCATCTCTCCCACGAGATCACGGTCACCCTCTGTCGGTGGTGTCACGCGAAGGTCCACGCCTCGTGGGCGCGCGTCGACGACGACGCCGCGCCCGATCCGGAGGCCCTGGCCGCGCGCGAGGAGCGCCGGGGACGCGAACTCGCGGAGTTCGCCTTCTCGACTGCCGGCGAGCGGGTCGAACCGACCGACGACAGTCGACTCGATGGCGGCGGGCACGAGGGTCGCGGCGATCGCAACGAACGCGACGATCACGGCGGGTGCGACGATCACGGCGGGCGCGACGACCCCGAGGCGTAG